The following are encoded in a window of Phaseolus vulgaris cultivar G19833 chromosome 3, P. vulgaris v2.0, whole genome shotgun sequence genomic DNA:
- the LOC137808634 gene encoding agamous-like MADS-box protein AP1: protein MGRGRVQLKRIENKINRQVTFSKRRAGLLKKAHEISVLCDAEVALIVFSHKGKLFEYATDSCMEKILERYERYAYAERQLVANDSESQGNWTIEYTRLKAKIDLLQRNHRHYMGEDLGSMSLKELQSLEQQLDTALKQIRTRRNQLMYESISELQKKEKVIQEQNNMLAKKIKEKEKVAAQQAQWEHPNHGVNASFLLPQPLLNMGGNYREEAQEVGRNELDLTLEPLYSCHLGCF, encoded by the exons ATGGGAAGGGGTAGGGTTCAGCTGAAGAGGATAGAGAACAAGATCAATCGCCAGGTAACCTTCTCCAAAAGGAGAGCTGGGTTACTCAAGAAAGCACACGAGATCTCTGTGCTCTGTGACGCTGAGGTCGCTTTGATTGTCTTCTCCCACAAAGGAAAGCTCTTTGAATATGCCACTGATTCTTG CATGGAGAAGATACTGGAACGCTATGAAAGGTATGCCTATGCAGAGAGACAACTTGTTGCCAATGATTCCGAATCACAG GGAAATTGGACCATTGAGTATACCAGACTCAAGGCAAAGATTGACCTTTTGCAGAGAAACCATAG GCACTATATGGGAGAAGATTTAGGATCAATGAGCCTGAAAGAGCTTCAGAGTCTGGAACAGCAGTTAGATACTGCTCTCAAACAAATTCGTACACGCAGA AACCAACTCATGTACGAGTCAATTTCTGAGCTTCAGAAGAAG GAGAAAGTGATACAGGAGCAGAATAACATGCTTGCAAAGAAG atcaaggagaaagaaaagGTTGCAGCACAGCAGGCACAGTGGGAGCATCCAAACCATGGAGTCAATGCATCTTTCTTGCTACCACAGCCACTTCTGAACATGGG TGGCAATTATCGTGAGGAAGCACAAGAAGTAGGGAGGAATGAACTTGACCTCACTCTGGAACCCTTGTATTCCTGCCACCTTGGATGCTTCTGA